Proteins from one Trueperaceae bacterium genomic window:
- a CDS encoding ribokinase has product MDLVVRVERHPHPGETLLGSDYATHPGGKGANQAVAAARLGARVAFVGRVGEDAFGDRLAASLAESGVDTAGLARSERPSGVAFIQVDAAGQNSIVVSPGANHDLTPADLAAPAARAALTGAAVLLLQLEVPLDVSLAAAAAAREGGATAMLNLAPARRLADAELADVGVLLVNEYEAAIQLGAAAAGGSPSEWAVALCRSVPRAVVTLGADGAVWAERVDPTDPRGDARHGHVPAFSVVPVDTTAAGDAFAGALAYHLALAEGRASVPSLAEAVRFASAAGALATTRAGAQPSLPRLAEVERLLAGGEGA; this is encoded by the coding sequence ATGGACCTGGTCGTGCGCGTGGAGCGTCACCCGCACCCCGGCGAGACGCTGCTGGGCTCCGACTACGCGACCCACCCGGGCGGCAAGGGGGCCAACCAGGCCGTGGCCGCGGCGCGGCTCGGCGCGCGCGTGGCGTTCGTCGGACGGGTCGGCGAGGACGCCTTCGGGGACCGCCTGGCGGCCTCCCTCGCGGAGTCCGGGGTCGACACGGCGGGCCTGGCGCGGAGCGAGCGCCCGAGCGGCGTCGCCTTCATCCAGGTCGACGCGGCCGGCCAGAACAGCATCGTCGTGTCGCCAGGCGCCAACCACGACCTGACGCCGGCCGACCTCGCCGCGCCCGCAGCGCGCGCCGCGCTGACGGGGGCTGCCGTGCTCCTGCTGCAGCTCGAGGTCCCCCTCGACGTCAGCCTGGCGGCGGCCGCCGCCGCGCGCGAGGGCGGCGCGACCGCCATGCTCAACCTGGCGCCGGCGCGCCGCCTCGCCGACGCCGAGCTGGCCGACGTGGGCGTGCTCCTCGTCAACGAGTACGAGGCGGCCATCCAGCTGGGCGCGGCCGCGGCCGGCGGGTCGCCCTCCGAGTGGGCCGTGGCGCTCTGCCGGAGCGTCCCGCGCGCCGTGGTGACGCTCGGCGCAGACGGCGCCGTGTGGGCCGAGCGCGTCGATCCCACCGACCCGCGCGGCGACGCGAGGCACGGCCACGTGCCGGCCTTCAGCGTCGTGCCCGTCGACACCACCGCGGCGGGCGACGCCTTCGCGGGCGCCCTCGCCTACCACCTCGCCCTGGCGGAAGGGCGCGCCAGCGTGCCGTCGCTCGCCGAGGCGGTGAGGTTCGCGAGCGCCGCCGGCGCCCTCGCCACCACCCGGGCGGGCGCCCAGCCGTCGCTGCCCCGGCTGGCCGAGGTCGAGCGGCTGCTGGCCGGAGGTGAGGGCGCGTGA
- a CDS encoding GNAT family N-acetyltransferase: MATLLAAYELAHEGAATTTAEGLVREWTGADLAADSVLVRGPDGRAVALLDTVPSRAQLLSAYAFVAPGAAEADAIAAYLAGWAEARASRLAAGAPVTVRNYVPAGDATLAGLLAGRGYGLARTVYRMEAELAAPPPVPAWPAGVGVRDYRGAADEPAAYEAFELGSTGMWGRPGNTFEQWLGHVAGMAGEVRLAEAAGEVVGVSIVRAAADAGGAGLVRSLRVVPAWRRRGLGAALLAEAFRACFAAGRRRVALTVDGAATTGAPELYLRAGMRVTRRYLVLERSL; the protein is encoded by the coding sequence GTGGCGACGCTCCTGGCCGCCTACGAGCTGGCCCACGAGGGCGCGGCGACGACCACGGCCGAGGGGTTGGTGCGGGAGTGGACGGGCGCCGACCTGGCGGCCGACAGCGTGCTGGTGCGCGGGCCCGACGGGCGGGCGGTGGCGCTCCTCGACACGGTGCCGAGCCGCGCGCAGCTCCTCTCGGCCTACGCCTTCGTGGCGCCGGGCGCGGCCGAGGCGGACGCCATCGCCGCCTACCTCGCCGGTTGGGCGGAGGCGCGGGCGTCGCGGCTGGCCGCCGGGGCGCCCGTGACGGTGCGCAACTACGTGCCGGCCGGCGACGCGACCCTGGCGGGACTGCTGGCCGGGCGCGGCTACGGCCTGGCGCGCACCGTCTACCGCATGGAGGCGGAGCTCGCGGCGCCGCCGCCCGTGCCCGCCTGGCCCGCGGGGGTCGGCGTGCGCGACTACCGCGGCGCCGCCGACGAGCCGGCCGCCTACGAGGCGTTCGAGCTTGGCTCCACCGGCATGTGGGGGCGACCGGGCAACACCTTCGAGCAGTGGCTCGGCCACGTGGCCGGCATGGCGGGCGAGGTGCGGCTGGCGGAGGCCGCCGGTGAGGTGGTGGGGGTGAGCATCGTGCGCGCCGCCGCCGACGCCGGCGGCGCCGGCCTCGTGCGGAGCCTCCGCGTCGTGCCGGCGTGGCGACGGCGCGGACTCGGCGCGGCGCTCCTCGCCGAGGCGTTCCGCGCCTGCTTCGCAGCTGGACGGCGGCGGGTGGCGTTGACGGTGGACGGCGCCGCCACCACCGGCGCGCCCGAGCTGTACCTGCGCGCCGGGATGCGCGTCACGCGCCGGTACCTGGTGCTCGAGAGGTCGCTCTGA
- a CDS encoding ABC transporter permease, whose translation MALPATFWLVVFFLLPLVFVAVASFMSRGAGGAPVAPATLAQYERTFTVFGPVLWRSVGVSLIATLISLLLGYPLAFFISRRRSPTTRMLLLFLVMLPFWTNFLVRTYALITIMQRDGLLNGLFQGLGVISAPLQMLFTPGAVMVGLVYGYLPFMILPIYASVEALDRRYVEAANDLGANDWTAFWRVIFPLTLPGVIAGSILVFIPAIGAYVTPDLMGGTRGLMIGNLIQGQFGGRGNVPLGSAVSMVLLAMVFVSVLVYTRWGQREDA comes from the coding sequence ATGGCCCTCCCCGCCACCTTCTGGCTGGTGGTCTTCTTCCTGCTGCCGCTCGTGTTCGTGGCGGTGGCGTCGTTCATGTCGCGCGGCGCGGGCGGCGCGCCGGTGGCGCCGGCCACCCTCGCGCAGTACGAGCGCACCTTCACCGTGTTCGGGCCCGTGCTGTGGCGCAGCGTCGGCGTGTCGCTCATCGCCACCCTCATCAGCCTGCTGCTCGGCTACCCGCTGGCGTTCTTCATAAGCCGGCGCCGCTCGCCCACCACCCGCATGCTCCTGCTCTTCCTCGTCATGTTGCCGTTCTGGACGAACTTCCTCGTCCGCACGTACGCGCTCATCACGATCATGCAGCGCGACGGGCTCCTCAACGGCCTCTTCCAGGGCCTCGGCGTCATCAGCGCGCCGCTGCAGATGCTGTTCACGCCGGGCGCCGTCATGGTGGGCCTCGTGTACGGCTACCTGCCGTTCATGATCCTGCCCATCTACGCCTCGGTTGAGGCGCTCGATAGGCGCTACGTCGAGGCCGCCAACGACCTGGGCGCCAACGACTGGACGGCGTTCTGGCGCGTCATCTTCCCCCTCACCCTACCCGGCGTGATCGCGGGCTCGATCCTGGTGTTCATCCCCGCCATCGGCGCCTACGTGACGCCCGACCTCATGGGCGGCACCCGCGGGCTGATGATCGGCAACCTCATCCAGGGCCAGTTCGGCGGCCGCGGCAACGTTCCGCTCGGCAGCGCCGTCTCGATGGTGCTCCTCGCCATGGTCTTCGTCAGCGTCCTCGTCTACACGCGCTGGGGCCAGCGGGAGGACGCGTGA
- a CDS encoding ribose ABC transporter permease encodes MSPARVNWRDLLARFGLFLAFLVMVAVLSLVSDRFLTTSNVLNVLRQISVNAIIAFGMTVVIIGAGIDLSVGSLLALVGVVAAMLATTTSLPVWLVLLVALAVGALLGLFNGVVVGYAGVAAFIVTLAGLTIFRGATLVLTDGRPVSGLPPLFSQLGYGTFLKVPMPIWIMVGVLLLTHVLLRHTAVGRAVYAVGGNVEAARLSGIPVRRTLALTYVYSGLVTAVAALVLTGRLNSAQPTAGQSFELDAIAAVVVGGTSLFGGRGNVWGTLVGALIIGVINNGMNLLNVSSFYQQIVKGGVILVALLIDRVLSQREG; translated from the coding sequence ATGTCACCGGCGCGCGTCAACTGGCGTGACCTGCTGGCCCGTTTCGGGCTGTTCCTGGCGTTCCTGGTGATGGTCGCCGTCCTGTCGCTCGTGTCCGACAGGTTCCTGACCACCTCGAACGTCCTCAACGTGCTCAGGCAGATCTCGGTCAACGCCATCATCGCGTTCGGCATGACCGTCGTCATCATCGGCGCGGGCATCGACCTGTCGGTGGGCTCGCTGCTGGCGCTCGTCGGTGTGGTGGCTGCCATGCTGGCCACGACCACGAGCCTGCCCGTCTGGCTCGTGCTGCTCGTGGCGCTTGCCGTCGGCGCCCTGCTGGGCCTCTTCAACGGCGTGGTGGTTGGGTACGCCGGCGTGGCCGCCTTCATCGTGACGCTGGCCGGGCTCACCATCTTCAGGGGCGCCACCCTGGTGCTCACGGACGGCCGGCCGGTGAGCGGCCTGCCGCCGCTCTTCAGCCAGCTGGGCTACGGCACCTTCCTCAAGGTGCCCATGCCCATCTGGATCATGGTGGGAGTGCTCCTACTCACCCACGTGCTGCTGCGCCACACGGCGGTTGGGCGCGCCGTGTACGCGGTCGGTGGCAACGTCGAGGCCGCCAGGTTGTCGGGCATCCCCGTCAGGCGCACCCTGGCCCTCACCTACGTCTACTCCGGCCTCGTCACGGCCGTCGCGGCGCTCGTGCTGACGGGCCGCCTCAACTCGGCGCAGCCGACGGCGGGGCAGAGCTTCGAGCTCGACGCCATCGCCGCGGTGGTGGTTGGCGGCACGTCGCTCTTCGGCGGGCGCGGCAACGTGTGGGGGACCCTCGTCGGCGCCCTCATCATCGGCGTGATCAACAACGGCATGAACCTGCTGAACGTCTCGAGCTTCTACCAGCAGATCGTGAAAGGGGGCGTGATACTCGTCGCCTTGCTCATCGACCGCGTGCTGTCACAGCGCGAGGGGTGA
- the rbsD gene encoding D-ribose pyranase, whose product MRRSGILNAELAALVAGMGHGELLVVGDAGLPVPPGVRCIDLALVPGVPGFQQAVAALLGELVVERGVANAEQPGAAPAAAAALEAGWPPGVPLERVPHAELKRLVAGARAVVRTGEFTPYCNLVLVAGVPF is encoded by the coding sequence ATGAGGAGAAGCGGCATCCTGAACGCGGAGCTCGCGGCGCTGGTGGCCGGCATGGGCCACGGCGAGCTCCTGGTGGTGGGCGACGCGGGGCTGCCCGTGCCGCCCGGCGTGCGCTGCATCGACCTCGCGCTCGTGCCGGGCGTGCCCGGCTTCCAGCAGGCGGTGGCGGCGCTGCTGGGCGAGCTGGTGGTGGAGCGCGGCGTGGCCAACGCCGAGCAGCCGGGCGCCGCGCCCGCGGCGGCCGCCGCGCTCGAGGCGGGCTGGCCGCCAGGTGTGCCGCTGGAGCGCGTGCCGCACGCCGAGCTCAAGCGGCTCGTCGCCGGCGCCCGCGCCGTGGTGCGCACGGGCGAGTTCACCCCCTACTGCAACCTGGTGCTGGTGGCCGGGGTGCCGTTCTGA
- a CDS encoding D-ribose ABC transporter substrate-binding protein, translated as MRKLLFVAIFALLGAGFAQTIGLSLSTLNNPFFVQLRDGAQAAADELGLKLVVTDAQDSVSNQISNIEDLLQSGVAVLIVNATDSDAVVPAVMEANSRNVPVIAVDRGINGGTVAYFIASDNVAGGALAAKYICDKLGGSGNVVELEGIAGTSAARERGKGFNDYLAANCTGLEVVAKQTANFDRAQGLSVMENILVAQPDIAAVFAHNDEMALGALQAIQASGRDILVVGFDATDDAVAAVKACTMAATVAQQPAMLGDEAVRAAQKIIKEGAPATQQSIAVGLQLVTNDACN; from the coding sequence ATGAGGAAGCTACTGTTCGTCGCCATCTTCGCCCTGCTGGGCGCCGGGTTCGCCCAGACCATCGGACTGTCGCTCTCGACGCTCAACAACCCGTTCTTCGTGCAGCTGCGCGACGGCGCGCAGGCCGCCGCCGACGAGCTTGGCCTCAAGCTCGTCGTCACCGACGCCCAGGACAGCGTCAGCAACCAGATCTCCAACATCGAGGACCTCCTGCAGTCGGGCGTGGCCGTCCTCATCGTGAACGCCACCGATTCCGACGCCGTCGTGCCGGCCGTCATGGAGGCCAACAGCCGCAACGTGCCCGTCATCGCCGTCGACCGCGGCATCAACGGCGGGACCGTCGCCTACTTCATCGCGTCCGACAACGTGGCCGGCGGCGCCCTGGCGGCCAAGTACATCTGCGACAAGCTGGGCGGCAGCGGCAACGTGGTCGAGCTCGAGGGCATCGCCGGCACCTCCGCGGCCCGCGAACGCGGCAAGGGCTTCAACGACTACCTCGCCGCCAACTGCACCGGCCTCGAGGTCGTCGCCAAGCAGACGGCCAACTTCGACCGCGCCCAGGGCCTGTCGGTCATGGAGAACATCCTCGTGGCGCAGCCCGACATCGCGGCCGTGTTCGCTCACAACGACGAGATGGCGCTCGGCGCCCTGCAGGCCATCCAGGCAAGCGGCCGCGACATCCTCGTGGTCGGCTTCGACGCCACCGACGACGCCGTGGCCGCCGTGAAGGCCTGCACCATGGCCGCCACGGTGGCGCAGCAGCCCGCCATGCTCGGCGACGAGGCCGTGCGGGCCGCCCAGAAGATCATCAAGGAAGGCGCACCGGCCACGCAGCAGAGCATCGCCGTGGGGCTGCAGCTCGTCACGAACGACGCCTGCAACTGA
- a CDS encoding GNAT family N-acetyltransferase, which yields MALAELQRVCFPNLAEHELMTEAHFLEHQERFPEGEFVALAADAPDGTPLAEERVVGLGSGFLVDFDLQRPEHVFHDIIAGGTYANHDPAGAWYYGADISVHPDYRGFGLGRALYDARKALVRRLGRKGIVAGGQLPGYPRYRDALSVTDYVEKVVAGELTDPTLTFQLSNGFEVYGLIHGYIEDAYTDDWASFIVWFNPDLHFPGLDGD from the coding sequence GTGGCGCTGGCGGAGCTGCAGCGGGTGTGCTTCCCCAACCTCGCGGAGCACGAGCTCATGACCGAGGCGCACTTCCTGGAGCACCAGGAGCGCTTCCCGGAGGGCGAGTTCGTGGCGCTGGCGGCGGACGCCCCCGACGGGACCCCGCTGGCCGAGGAGCGCGTGGTCGGGCTCGGCTCGGGCTTCCTCGTCGACTTCGACCTGCAGCGACCGGAGCACGTGTTCCACGACATCATCGCGGGCGGCACGTACGCCAACCACGATCCGGCCGGGGCGTGGTACTACGGCGCCGACATCAGCGTCCACCCCGACTACCGCGGGTTCGGTCTGGGGCGCGCGCTGTATGACGCGCGCAAGGCGTTGGTGCGGCGCCTGGGCCGTAAGGGGATCGTGGCCGGCGGCCAGCTGCCCGGCTACCCCCGCTACCGCGACGCGCTGTCGGTCACCGACTACGTCGAGAAGGTGGTGGCCGGCGAGCTGACCGACCCGACGCTGACCTTCCAACTGAGCAACGGCTTCGAGGTGTACGGCCTCATACACGGCTACATCGAGGACGCCTACACGGACGACTGGGCCTCCTTCATCGTCTGGTTCAACCCCGACCTGCACTTCCCGGGCCTGGACGGCGACTGA
- a CDS encoding sugar ABC transporter ATP-binding protein, with amino-acid sequence MKAITKRFGTFEALKGVDFDLRAGEVHALVGENGAGKSTLMKILAGVQPATSGTMSVAGRHVAFGSVADAQAAGVAMVYQELALATDLSVAENLFLGNLGTWVSHARLAQRAVPLLEQVELAVPPLTRLGALAVGEQQLVEIARALGHERRVLVFDEPTAALSSLETERLFKLVRKLEEQGVGVVYISHRLEEVFELADRVTVLRDGLKVTTADVADLTPDDVVRAMVGRDVKRFRREPTPRAEEAPVEFEFEDDGLAPGRIELRPGEIVGLAGVIGSGRSQVLATLFGAAGKARVGGVRVGSPHHAIDLGMFLVPEDRKLSGLVLELSVRENLAMAILPRLLVAGLFVNAGKERREALRWVESLNLRPPQPEKRVRELSGGNQQKVVVGKALATEPRVLLLDEPTRGVDVGARSEIYGVIDGLAREGMAILVASSDTDELVGLCDRVMVFRGGRVAVTLERPLDESEVVAHVTGARQLA; translated from the coding sequence ATGAAGGCCATCACGAAGCGGTTCGGGACGTTCGAGGCGCTCAAAGGCGTCGACTTCGACCTGCGCGCCGGCGAGGTGCACGCCCTCGTGGGGGAGAACGGCGCCGGCAAGTCGACCCTCATGAAGATCCTCGCCGGGGTGCAGCCCGCCACCAGCGGCACGATGAGCGTGGCGGGTCGGCACGTGGCCTTCGGCAGCGTCGCCGACGCGCAGGCCGCCGGCGTCGCCATGGTGTACCAGGAGCTGGCGCTCGCCACCGACCTGTCGGTCGCCGAGAACCTCTTCCTCGGCAACCTGGGCACCTGGGTCAGCCACGCCAGGCTCGCCCAGCGCGCCGTGCCGCTGCTCGAGCAGGTGGAGCTGGCGGTGCCGCCCCTCACGCGTCTCGGCGCGCTGGCGGTGGGGGAGCAGCAGCTCGTCGAGATCGCTCGTGCGCTGGGGCACGAGCGGCGCGTGCTCGTGTTCGACGAGCCGACCGCCGCCCTCTCCAGCCTCGAGACCGAACGCCTGTTCAAGCTCGTCAGGAAGCTGGAAGAGCAGGGCGTCGGCGTCGTCTACATCAGCCACCGCCTCGAGGAGGTGTTCGAGCTCGCCGACCGCGTGACCGTCTTGCGCGACGGCCTCAAGGTCACCACCGCCGACGTGGCGGACCTGACCCCGGATGACGTCGTGCGCGCCATGGTGGGCCGCGACGTGAAGCGGTTCCGCCGCGAGCCCACGCCCAGGGCGGAGGAGGCGCCGGTCGAGTTCGAGTTCGAGGACGACGGGCTCGCCCCCGGCCGCATCGAGCTCAGGCCGGGCGAGATCGTCGGGCTGGCGGGCGTGATCGGCTCCGGGCGCAGTCAGGTCCTCGCCACCCTGTTCGGCGCGGCCGGCAAGGCGCGCGTTGGCGGCGTGCGCGTCGGCTCCCCGCACCACGCCATCGACCTCGGCATGTTCCTCGTGCCGGAGGACCGCAAGCTCAGCGGCCTGGTGCTCGAGCTGAGCGTGCGCGAGAACCTCGCCATGGCCATCCTGCCGCGCCTACTGGTGGCCGGCCTGTTCGTGAACGCCGGCAAGGAGCGGCGCGAGGCGCTGCGCTGGGTGGAGAGCCTCAACCTGCGGCCCCCGCAGCCCGAGAAGCGCGTGCGCGAGCTGTCGGGCGGCAACCAGCAGAAGGTCGTCGTCGGCAAGGCGCTGGCAACCGAGCCGCGCGTGCTCCTGCTCGACGAGCCCACCCGCGGCGTCGACGTGGGGGCGCGCAGCGAGATCTACGGCGTCATCGACGGCCTGGCGCGTGAGGGCATGGCCATCTTGGTGGCCAGCTCCGACACCGACGAACTGGTGGGACTCTGCGACAGGGTCATGGTCTTCCGCGGGGGCCGCGTCGCCGTGACGCTCGAGCGGCCCCTCGACGAGAGTGAGGTGGTGGCGCATGTCACCGGCGCGCGTCAACTGGCGTGA
- a CDS encoding ABC transporter permease yields the protein MWLSPFLVYLFLWVPILVLVVFSFNDGASVSVWRGFTTKWYENIFAGTISAGTEAARFQTELLLKAVRNSILVATVATLVSTAFGTMLAMALARGRFWGRKTLDTLFYLPVVIPDITQGIALAVFFNIVFETVQRLFGVRLVSGFGTIVIAHVAFNISYVAIVVRARLAGMDPRLEEAGRDLGANHWQTFWRITFPNLLPGVLAGALLAFTLSLDDFVVTFFNSGVGTTTMPLFVYGMLKQRVPPEINAISTLMILASIVLVGGSLLLQQRGNRARD from the coding sequence ATGTGGCTGAGCCCGTTCCTCGTCTACCTGTTCCTGTGGGTGCCCATCCTCGTGCTGGTGGTCTTCAGCTTCAACGACGGCGCCTCGGTGAGCGTGTGGCGCGGCTTCACGACCAAGTGGTACGAGAACATCTTCGCCGGCACCATCTCGGCCGGCACGGAGGCCGCGCGCTTCCAGACCGAGCTCCTGCTCAAGGCGGTGCGCAACTCCATCCTGGTGGCCACCGTCGCCACCCTGGTGAGCACCGCCTTCGGCACCATGCTCGCCATGGCGCTGGCGCGCGGCCGGTTCTGGGGCCGCAAGACGCTCGACACGCTCTTCTACCTGCCGGTCGTCATCCCCGACATCACCCAGGGGATAGCGCTGGCCGTCTTCTTCAACATCGTCTTCGAGACGGTGCAGCGCCTCTTCGGGGTGCGGCTCGTGTCGGGCTTCGGCACCATCGTGATCGCGCACGTGGCGTTCAACATCAGCTACGTGGCCATCGTGGTGCGCGCGCGCCTGGCGGGCATGGACCCGCGCCTCGAGGAGGCGGGCCGCGACCTGGGCGCCAACCACTGGCAGACGTTCTGGCGCATCACCTTCCCCAACCTCCTGCCTGGCGTGCTGGCCGGGGCGCTGCTCGCCTTCACGCTGTCGCTCGACGACTTCGTGGTCACCTTCTTCAACTCGGGCGTGGGGACCACCACCATGCCGCTCTTCGTGTACGGCATGCTCAAGCAGCGCGTGCCGCCCGAGATCAACGCCATCAGCACCCTGATGATCCTCGCCTCCATCGTGCTGGTCGGCGGCTCCCTCCTCCTGCAGCAACGCGGCAACCGCGCGCGGGACTGA
- a CDS encoding LacI family DNA-binding transcriptional regulator codes for MASMREVAEAAGVSVATVSHVLRGTKRVTPGVAARVRAAAAELGYVPNRQASALRTGRTGILGVVLPDLSNPFFPALLNAVETAARAAGFLVMVHDTENDPELEATALERLASLRVDGLVWVPAHDPAAPLASRLARGRSGAAPALTLPNLPLVTLDRPVADRDAVFADHVAGGALVAAHLRELGLERVALLHGANDIASARARRRGFLTEFDPLEPVWEAQSGFAHELPGAVLRRLRAGGFDAVACANDAVAVGVVRALRQLGARVPEDVSVVGFDDIPWAGLVDPPLTTVRQPLAAIGAAATRLLLERMADPERAARQVVLPVELVVRGSTRAPDRSDAPRGGAGLTGAQGARAEGRMSGP; via the coding sequence GTGGCCAGCATGCGCGAGGTCGCGGAGGCCGCGGGGGTGTCGGTCGCCACCGTGTCGCACGTGCTGCGCGGCACCAAGCGCGTGACGCCCGGCGTGGCCGCGCGCGTGAGGGCCGCCGCCGCCGAGCTGGGCTACGTCCCCAACCGCCAGGCCAGCGCCCTGCGCACGGGCCGCACCGGCATCCTCGGCGTGGTGCTGCCGGACCTCTCCAACCCGTTCTTCCCGGCGCTCCTCAACGCCGTCGAGACCGCCGCCCGCGCGGCGGGCTTCCTCGTGATGGTGCACGACACGGAGAACGACCCCGAACTCGAGGCGACGGCCCTCGAGCGCCTCGCCTCCCTCAGGGTCGACGGCCTCGTCTGGGTGCCCGCCCACGACCCGGCCGCCCCGCTGGCCTCCCGCCTGGCGCGCGGGCGCTCCGGCGCGGCGCCCGCCCTGACGCTGCCCAACCTCCCCCTCGTCACGCTCGACCGCCCCGTCGCCGACCGCGACGCGGTCTTCGCCGACCACGTGGCCGGCGGCGCCCTGGTGGCCGCCCACCTGCGCGAACTCGGGCTCGAGCGCGTGGCTCTGCTGCACGGCGCCAACGACATCGCCAGCGCCCGCGCCAGGCGCCGCGGCTTCCTCACCGAGTTCGACCCGCTCGAGCCTGTGTGGGAGGCGCAGAGCGGCTTCGCCCACGAGCTGCCGGGCGCGGTGTTGCGTCGGCTGCGCGCCGGCGGGTTCGACGCGGTGGCTTGCGCCAACGACGCCGTGGCCGTGGGCGTGGTTCGCGCCCTCAGGCAGCTGGGCGCCCGCGTTCCCGAGGACGTGTCGGTCGTGGGCTTCGACGACATCCCGTGGGCCGGCCTGGTCGACCCGCCCCTCACGACAGTGCGCCAGCCCCTCGCGGCCATCGGCGCGGCCGCCACGCGCCTGCTGCTCGAGCGCATGGCCGACCCGGAGCGGGCCGCCAGGCAGGTGGTCCTCCCCGTCGAACTCGTGGTGCGGGGCTCCACCCGCGCCCCCGACCGGTCGGACGCCCCGCGGGGCGGCGCCGGCCTCACCGGCGCCCAGGGCGCCAGAGCGGAGGGGAGGATGAGCGGACCGTGA
- a CDS encoding acetyl-CoA hydrolase/transferase family protein codes for MRTVDAAEAVAVVRSGDRVFIHSVAAAPQALIAALAARAPALRGVEVVQLHTEGPAPYAAPELAASFRVNALFVGKNVRDAVARGQGDYVPIFLSEVPALFRSRAMPLDVALISVSPPDRHGYCTLGPSVDATRAAVQSARTVVAQVNANLPRTHGDALVHVDDIDLAVWQDDPVPEVRQASLTGLERTIGNYVASLVEDGATLQLGIGAIPEAVLAALADHEDLGVHTEMFSDGVVELVRRGVITGARKRNHPGKVVASFVMGTRDLYDFVDDNPSVLLLDVAYTNDTAVIRRNPAVTAINSALEIDLTGQVCADSLGTYQYSGVGGQMDFIRGASLSERGKPIIAMPSATSRGESRIVPFLKPGAGVVTTRAHVNYVVTEHGVASLYGKNLRQRARALIGIAHPSHREALERAAWERFGRV; via the coding sequence GTGCGCACCGTCGACGCGGCCGAGGCGGTAGCTGTCGTCCGCTCGGGCGACCGCGTGTTCATCCACAGCGTGGCGGCGGCGCCCCAGGCGCTCATCGCCGCCCTGGCGGCGCGCGCGCCCGCGCTGCGCGGGGTCGAGGTCGTGCAGCTCCACACCGAGGGGCCCGCCCCCTACGCCGCGCCCGAGCTGGCGGCGTCGTTCCGCGTGAACGCCCTGTTCGTCGGCAAGAACGTGCGCGACGCCGTGGCGCGCGGCCAGGGCGACTACGTGCCCATCTTCCTCAGCGAGGTGCCGGCCCTGTTCCGCTCGCGCGCCATGCCGCTCGACGTGGCGCTCATCAGCGTGAGCCCGCCCGACAGGCACGGCTACTGCACGCTCGGCCCGTCGGTCGACGCCACCCGCGCGGCGGTGCAGTCGGCGCGAACCGTGGTGGCGCAGGTGAACGCCAACCTGCCCCGCACCCACGGCGACGCGCTGGTGCACGTGGACGACATCGACCTGGCCGTCTGGCAGGACGACCCCGTGCCCGAGGTGCGGCAGGCGAGCCTCACCGGGCTCGAGCGCACCATCGGCAACTACGTGGCCAGCCTGGTGGAGGACGGCGCCACCCTGCAGCTCGGCATCGGCGCGATCCCCGAGGCGGTGCTCGCGGCCCTGGCCGACCACGAGGACCTGGGCGTCCACACGGAGATGTTCTCCGACGGGGTGGTCGAGCTGGTGCGCCGCGGCGTCATCACGGGCGCGCGCAAGCGCAACCACCCCGGCAAGGTCGTGGCGAGCTTCGTGATGGGCACGCGCGACCTGTACGACTTCGTCGACGACAACCCCTCGGTGCTCCTGCTGGACGTGGCCTACACGAACGACACCGCAGTCATCCGGCGCAACCCGGCCGTCACGGCCATCAACTCGGCGCTCGAGATCGACCTGACGGGTCAGGTTTGCGCCGACTCGCTGGGCACCTACCAGTACTCGGGGGTGGGCGGGCAGATGGACTTCATCCGCGGGGCCTCGCTATCGGAACGGGGCAAGCCCATCATCGCCATGCCGTCGGCCACGTCCAGGGGCGAGAGCCGCATCGTGCCGTTCCTGAAGCCGGGCGCCGGCGTGGTGACCACCCGGGCGCACGTCAACTACGTGGTCACCGAGCACGGCGTGGCGTCCCTCTACGGCAAGAACCTGCGGCAGCGGGCGCGCGCCCTCATCGGGATCGCGCACCCGAGCCACCGCGAGGCGCTGGAGCGCGCCGCCTGGGAGCGCTTCGGGCGGGTCTAG